From one Lycium barbarum isolate Lr01 chromosome 6, ASM1917538v2, whole genome shotgun sequence genomic stretch:
- the LOC132600498 gene encoding uncharacterized protein LOC132600498 → MNRLFSFQWFLLLLLFIFTKTSISSKPHKIPRLTPLLKNIRHESNTFSSSSNLPKEFETYYYAQTLDHFNYGLKSYSTFKQRYIINSKYWGGSNSSTPIFACLGAESPIDYDPLEIGFLTDFAPRFKALLVYMEHRYYGKSRPSGKTMEEALKDGDTRGYFNSEQAIADYAELLLHIKEKYSAQNSPIIVIGGSYGGMLASWLRMKYPHIALGALASSAPILYFDNITPQNGYYSIVSQDFKEASMSCYRTIRKSWSIIDKIASRKNGLSHLTRKFKTCSQLNDSFELKDYLNTIYSDAAQYDRPPSYPVTVVCGGIDGAPKGSHVLDRIYAGVVAYEGNQSCYDTNYIPSETSMGWRWQTCSEMVMPIGCGENDMFFSDPFILDDFINDCKSTYGVSPRPHWITTYYGGHDIELILHRFASNIIFSNGLRDPYSSAGVLKDISHSLRAVYTRNGSHCLDILSAKPTDPEWLTMQRNTEVEIIEGWITEYYADLNALKNGRKP, encoded by the exons ATGAATAGACTTTTCTCATTCCAATGGTTTCTTTTGCTTCTCTTATTCATCTTCACAAAAACCTCAATTTCTTCAAAACCCCATAAAATCCCAAGACTTACACCACTTCTTAAAAATATACGTCATGAGTCTAacaccttttcttcttcttcaaatctTCCAAAAGAATTTGAGACTTATTACTATGCACAAACACTTGATCACTTTAATTATGGACTAAAAAGTTATTCAACTTTTAAGCAAAGGTACATAATTAATTCTAAGTATTGGGGTGGTTCTAATTCGAGCACTCCAATTTTTGCCTGTCTTGGTGCTGAATCTCCCATTGATTATGATCCTCTTGAAATTGGATTTCTCACTGATTTTGCCCCTCGTTTTAAGGCTCTTCTTGTTTACATGGAG CATAGGTATTATGGAAAATCAAGACCATCTGGGAAGACAATGGAAGAAGCTCTAAAAGATGGAGACACTAGAGGTTATTTCAATTCAGAACAAGCTATAGCTGATTATGCAGAACTTTTGTTACATATTAAAGAAAAATACTCAGCACAAAATTCTCCAATTATTGTCATTGGAGGATCCTATGGAGGAA tgctTGCTTCGTGGCTTCGAATGAAGTATCCTCATATAGCTCTTGGTGCTTTAGCTTCATCAGCTCCTATTCTTTATTTTGATAATATCACTCCACAAAATGGATATTATTCGATTGTGTCTCAGGATTTTAAA GAAGCTAGTATGAGTTGTTACCGAACTATACGAAAATCATGGTCTATAATTGACAAGATTGCTTCTAGGAAAAATGGACTCTCCCATCTCACTCGGAAATTCAAGACTTgctc GCAgttgaatgattcatttgagttgAAGGATTATTTGAATACAATATATTCAGATGCTGCTCAGTATGACAGGCCACCAAGCTACCCAGTGACTGTGGTTTGTGGAGGAATTGATGGTGCACCAAAAGGAAGTCATGTTCTTGATCGTATTTATGCTGGAGTTGTTGCATATGAAGGAAATCAGTCTTGTTACGACACAAACTACATACCTAGTGAAACAAGCATGGGATGGAGATGGCAA ACATGCAGTGAGATGGTGATGCCTATAGGGTGTGGCGAAAATGATATGTTCTTTTCAGATCCTTTCATTTTAGATGACTTCATAAACGATTGCAAGAGCACGTACGGTGTCTCGCCTCGTCCACATTGGATCACAACTTATTATGGAGGACAT GACATAGAATTAATTCTTCATAGGTTTGCTAGCAACATCATTTTCTCTAATGGGCTAAGGGATCCTTATAGTAGCGCAGG GGTTTTGAAAGACATATCTCATAGTCTACGAGCTGTCTACACGCGTAACG GTTCCCATTGTCTAGACATTCTTTCTGCAAAGCCAACTGATCCAGAATGGTTAACCATGCAAAGGAACACTGAGGTTGAAATCATTGAAGGATGGATAACAGAGTACTATGCTGATCTCAACGCCCTCAAAAATGGCAGAAAGCCCTAA